Below is a genomic region from Mesorhizobium sp. NZP2298.
TTCGGCCGCGCTATCGAGCTCCGATGTGTTCCTGGTCGATGGCAGCGGCACCTTGCTGAGCGGCACTTTCCTTGCCTTGCGCAAACCGCGCTCCGGCGTTGATGACAATGGCGTCGCCATTGCGCCTGGTGGCCAGCTTGCCGATATAGCGTCCGGGATTGCCTACGCATCGAAGCATCCGGTGACCTATTTCACGCCTGCGACAACTGGCTGGCTATGGTCACCATGCTCTGCGATCATGTATCGGCGTGGCGCGCTGGAATCGGTCTTGTCCTTCCCGTTCAAGGCCAAGGTGGGTACGGATTATCTGACGGCCACGTGCGCGCATCTGGCCGGTGGTAGCCTCATCCTGTCCGAAGGCCTCAGCCTCTACCGCCTGCACGGGTCGAACCTGTCCTCCACTGGCGCTGCGTTTGCCGGCGGCCATGTGGGGCAAACATCTGGCTACCGGGCCTACAGGAGCATATTGGCGGCGGATGTCGTCGACTATGTGCTGGAGAATTCAGCCTGGCTCAGTGATGTCAACGGGCGCAAGTTCGTACCCGCATTCCTGAAGCAGCATGTGCGTCAGTTCAGGGAGCTGGCCGACGATCCGCGACTGATGCGAGACCTGACCCGGGGACGGCCCTGGCAGTGGCTGCGCATGCACATTGCCCAATGGCTGCGTCGGCTGGGTGGGCGCGGTTCCACGCGACCATGACGAGGGTTCCGGGTGCTCACAGTCGCTCGCGCAAAGCCACGTCAGGCACCCTCGACGACGGAGAAGCCCTCGAATAGCGGATGGCCGAGATAGTGGACTTTCGTCGTGCCGACATTCCTGTGGGCCGCGCGGAAATTCTCCGATCTGGTCCAGGCGACAAAATCGTCCTGGCTTGCCCACACGGTGTGCGAGGCAAACAGCGTATAGCCTTCGGTCTCGTTGACCGGGCCGCGCAGCAGGTGGAATTCCCGAAAACCCTTCATCTCGGCAAGGCTGGAATCGCGGTTCTTCCATACGGCTTCGAAATCGGCTTCCGAGCCGTTCTGCACCTTGAAGCGGTTCATGGCGATGTACATGGGATTTCCTTTTTCAATCAATGGATTGCGGACTGTTGATGGTTGAAGGCGGGACATTCAAAACGGCCCGATAGCGCCGGTAAACTCCAGGCTGCTGCCGATTTTGGGCGGAATAGGCGGGAACGGCGCCGCCTTGCGGACGATGCCAAGCACGATCTGGTCGAAGTTTGGCGATCCGGAGCTTTCCAGGATTCGCAGGTCATCAATGCCGCCTTTGCTGCTGATAACGAATGTCACAACGGCATTGTTGCGCGCGGTCAGTTGCAGGGAAGGCGGGACGGCTCGATTGACGCGGCTGAGCTTTCTGATCACATCGCCCCGGTAGCTGTCTTCCGCGGCGCTGCCTGGCTCTTCCTGTTTCTTGCCCTTGCTGGCCGCTTGAGCCAGCAGGTCCTGGCCGTCAGCGGTGCCGCGCTTCTCATCCGCTGCTTTTGAAGGGATCGCCGCCGGCGTTGGCCTGGCGCTGGGGATCGGCGGCTGGTCCGGAACGGCGACAGGCATTTTGATGGTTTCGGCCTGGGCTCTTGGCTGTGCCGGCGTTTCGGCCTCGGCAGCCACGCTTTGGTCATCGGGGCGCGGGGCCGCCGCCACCAGTACGTCCGGCGTGACCGCTTGCTCTTTGACAGCTTCCGGCAAAGGCTGGGGCAGTTGCTTTGCCGCCTCCTTTGTTGGCTCGGGAGCTTGGTTCACGGTTTCCTGCTCGGGCCGCGAAGGTTTTGCCGGCGGCGCTGGTCTGGCAGGCTTTGCCTGATGTGGCCTGGCCGGCCGAGGGCTCGGCACCAGCCTGACGTTCACTGCCGCGGGGTCCTTGTCCAGTGCGCTGCCGGCGACCCTGTCACCTGTCTGATTGCTGCCTTCCGACTGCTCCGCATCCTGGAAATCGAATGTGCCGGCGGGCGAGACCAGAAAGGCCGCCGCTGCCGCGGCATGGAGCAGACCGGAGATGATAATCGCCGTCGCCCACTTGCCGTTGCCGGCTTGCGGTCGCGTCTGGGCAAGC
It encodes:
- a CDS encoding glycosyltransferase, with product MSNKSPPFELPRVAVVITCYNYRAYVEQAIRSVLAQTYRNWNCIIVDDASTDGSADHIRELLAAIDDPRLRLLARSQNGGQIAGFRDGFAATDAPFVVFLDADDAWLPDFLLAHLSAHLNATHSAALSSSDVFLVDGSGTLLSGTFLALRKPRSGVDDNGVAIAPGGQLADIASGIAYASKHPVTYFTPATTGWLWSPCSAIMYRRGALESVLSFPFKAKVGTDYLTATCAHLAGGSLILSEGLSLYRLHGSNLSSTGAAFAGGHVGQTSGYRAYRSILAADVVDYVLENSAWLSDVNGRKFVPAFLKQHVRQFRELADDPRLMRDLTRGRPWQWLRMHIAQWLRRLGGRGSTRP
- a CDS encoding antibiotic biosynthesis monooxygenase family protein translates to MYIAMNRFKVQNGSEADFEAVWKNRDSSLAEMKGFREFHLLRGPVNETEGYTLFASHTVWASQDDFVAWTRSENFRAAHRNVGTTKVHYLGHPLFEGFSVVEGA
- a CDS encoding TonB family protein produces the protein MGLHTAFTQDTAAWSMAGCGLPPCGAIDLDLTTLCGPLQFPARNMQEVSPLPDAGGELAIAPAEPLAQTRPQAGNGKWATAIIISGLLHAAAAAAFLVSPAGTFDFQDAEQSEGSNQTGDRVAGSALDKDPAAVNVRLVPSPRPARPHQAKPARPAPPAKPSRPEQETVNQAPEPTKEAAKQLPQPLPEAVKEQAVTPDVLVAAAPRPDDQSVAAEAETPAQPRAQAETIKMPVAVPDQPPIPSARPTPAAIPSKAADEKRGTADGQDLLAQAASKGKKQEEPGSAAEDSYRGDVIRKLSRVNRAVPPSLQLTARNNAVVTFVISSKGGIDDLRILESSGSPNFDQIVLGIVRKAAPFPPIPPKIGSSLEFTGAIGPF